A single genomic interval of Koleobacter methoxysyntrophicus harbors:
- the tilS gene encoding tRNA lysidine(34) synthetase TilS — MINRVLDTIKEYKMIQKGDKVIIGVSGGPDSVCLLHILDSLKEELDITLYIAHIEHGFRGQASKEDARFVEELGRKMGIEVFSTSVDVPEFIKKSGLSPEDAARKVRYDFYEEVMRKVRGNKVALGHNLDDQVETLIMRFLRGTGPKGLGGISPVRDRIYIRPLLEVRRDEIIRFLNENNMEYRIDETNLKDVYHRNRIRLKLIPLLEREYNPNLKNTLSRMAYIFREDSRYLEGVAEKYYLETARYEPEGILIKYDKFKDLPFSIKTRILLKGIEEVRGSTKDIGFIHILEVVRLADAGAVSSRLVLPGEFIIEKGYEGIYITKRGGIPREFPDYQYTLNIPGRCFVPELGVDFVCDVIPRNELKQIRRNPFIGQFDFDKIKETLIIRNRRPGDRFKPLGLKGIKKLKDFFIDEKVPVYLRNKVPLVVSGEDIIWVVGYRINHDYKIADSTKKILTIKRLKGEG, encoded by the coding sequence ATGATAAACAGGGTGCTGGATACCATCAAAGAGTATAAGATGATACAAAAAGGCGATAAAGTAATAATCGGGGTTTCGGGAGGGCCTGATTCGGTATGTCTGCTTCACATCCTGGATTCCCTTAAAGAAGAGCTGGATATAACATTATATATTGCTCATATAGAGCACGGATTCAGGGGACAGGCATCAAAGGAAGATGCACGGTTCGTTGAAGAATTAGGACGGAAAATGGGCATTGAGGTCTTTTCTACTTCTGTAGATGTTCCCGAGTTTATAAAAAAATCGGGTCTTTCTCCCGAAGATGCGGCAAGAAAGGTGAGGTACGATTTTTATGAAGAGGTAATGAGAAAAGTTAGGGGAAATAAAGTAGCCCTCGGTCACAATCTGGATGACCAGGTGGAAACCCTGATAATGAGGTTTTTAAGGGGGACAGGCCCAAAAGGGCTGGGCGGGATTTCCCCTGTGAGGGATAGAATATATATCCGTCCTCTGCTGGAAGTCCGGAGGGATGAAATCATACGATTTCTAAATGAGAACAATATGGAGTACCGTATTGATGAAACCAATTTAAAAGATGTATATCATAGAAATAGAATTCGCCTGAAGCTGATTCCCCTGTTAGAAAGGGAATATAATCCTAACCTGAAGAATACCCTGAGCAGAATGGCCTATATCTTTCGTGAAGATAGCCGGTACCTGGAAGGGGTAGCGGAAAAATATTATCTTGAAACAGCTCGATATGAACCTGAAGGTATCCTTATAAAATATGATAAATTTAAAGACCTTCCTTTCTCAATAAAAACGAGGATACTGCTCAAAGGAATAGAAGAAGTTAGAGGCAGTACGAAGGATATAGGTTTCATTCACATCCTTGAAGTAGTTAGACTTGCAGATGCCGGAGCGGTGAGCAGCCGTTTAGTCCTGCCCGGAGAGTTTATAATTGAAAAGGGTTATGAAGGAATATATATTACAAAAAGAGGGGGAATCCCAAGGGAATTCCCTGATTATCAATATACCCTTAATATTCCCGGGAGATGCTTTGTACCGGAGCTGGGCGTAGATTTTGTATGCGATGTAATCCCGCGCAATGAATTAAAACAAATACGAAGAAATCCCTTTATAGGCCAGTTCGATTTTGATAAAATAAAAGAAACTTTGATTATCAGAAACAGAAGACCGGGTGACCGGTTCAAGCCCCTGGGTTTAAAAGGCATTAAAAAACTCAAGGACTTCTTCATAGACGAAAAGGTTCCCGTCTATCTGAGGAATAAGGTGCCTCTGGTAGTATCGGGCGAAGACATTATATGGGTAGTAGGATACCGGATCAACCATGATTACAAAATCGCTGACAGCACAAAAAAAATACTTACAATCAAACGGTTAAAAGGGGAGGGATAG
- a CDS encoding serine/threonine protein kinase produces the protein MNLPNLEKGHRITGRWSKKHYTIVRPLGRGGIAGVFLAVDLHSGVYVALKISQDLSSLTREYTIMEKISRKGFCPRVYELDDCSIKGENFNFIAMEYIPGITLKELIGKKVGMAEALSIAGLLAVILNILHRSGFIYCDLKPENIIYDRRKGKIVIIDFGGAVKKGEGVLEFTPVFDRACWGIGSRRADERYDIFALTILLYILLRRRVPHPSKEGIQQILSYARKSKLRIIEKGLLMKYRSMKDFFTELNSLKVLEREKTIRKRYDRILNPLCIVSISIFISLLLITLKKMGF, from the coding sequence TTGAACCTACCGAATCTAGAAAAGGGACATAGAATTACGGGGCGCTGGTCAAAAAAACATTATACGATTGTCCGCCCCCTGGGCAGGGGCGGAATAGCCGGGGTATTTCTAGCTGTGGACCTTCATTCAGGGGTCTATGTAGCTCTGAAAATTTCCCAAGACCTCAGCAGTTTAACCAGGGAATACACGATAATGGAGAAGATTTCAAGAAAGGGATTTTGCCCACGGGTATATGAGTTAGATGATTGTTCGATCAAAGGGGAAAACTTCAACTTTATAGCTATGGAATATATCCCCGGAATAACCCTTAAGGAGTTAATAGGTAAAAAGGTTGGAATGGCGGAAGCCCTTAGTATTGCCGGGCTTCTTGCCGTTATCCTCAACATACTGCATAGAAGCGGGTTCATATACTGTGATTTAAAACCGGAGAATATTATTTACGATAGAAGAAAGGGGAAAATTGTAATTATCGATTTCGGGGGTGCTGTAAAAAAGGGAGAGGGGGTCTTAGAGTTTACCCCGGTTTTCGATAGGGCCTGCTGGGGTATAGGTTCCAGAAGGGCCGATGAACGGTATGATATTTTTGCCCTTACTATTCTCCTGTATATCCTTCTAAGGAGGAGGGTGCCGCACCCTTCAAAAGAGGGTATACAGCAGATTTTATCGTATGCCAGAAAGTCAAAGTTGAGGATTATAGAAAAGGGTTTGTTGATGAAATACAGAAGTATGAAGGATTTCTTCACAGAACTTAATTCATTAAAGGTTTTAGAGAGAGAAAAAACTATTAGAAAAAGGTACGACCGGATATTAAATCCTTTATGCATAGTATCGATTTCTATCTTTATATCTTTATTATTAATAACCTTAAAAAAAATGGGCTTTTGA
- a CDS encoding vWA domain-containing protein, translating to MDKGMIRQIILVTDGHSNIGGNPVPAAKEAAEKGIIVNAIGIINPGSSGIEEVKAVAAAGEGEYQLVQIENLASSMVMVTLRSIQATLEQVVSRQLKELVGSEMKDIPPSERGKFVDMIERIQDEIDLKCLILLDTSGSMAGKLETAKESVLSLFKSLEVRKGRNIIGIMAFPGSGGSASAVISPFTDNIRSLEKELSRLKAAGGTPTSLALRDAAAYLMGEQTKERALLEEQIV from the coding sequence ATGGATAAAGGCATGATAAGACAGATAATTCTGGTAACTGACGGCCATTCTAATATAGGGGGAAACCCCGTCCCTGCTGCAAAAGAAGCAGCTGAAAAAGGGATTATTGTAAATGCCATAGGGATAATAAACCCCGGCAGCAGCGGTATCGAAGAAGTGAAGGCAGTCGCAGCAGCGGGAGAAGGTGAATACCAGCTTGTTCAAATAGAAAACCTGGCATCTTCAATGGTCATGGTTACCCTCAGATCCATTCAGGCAACCCTTGAACAGGTGGTGAGCAGACAGTTAAAGGAACTTGTGGGTTCTGAAATGAAGGATATTCCCCCATCTGAAAGGGGCAAATTTGTGGATATGATTGAAAGGATTCAGGATGAGATTGACCTAAAATGCCTTATACTGCTGGATACCAGCGGGAGCATGGCCGGCAAACTGGAGACTGCTAAGGAAAGCGTGCTGAGTCTCTTTAAATCTCTGGAAGTGAGGAAGGGCAGGAATATAATAGGAATAATGGCGTTCCCGGGTTCCGGAGGTAGTGCTTCCGCGGTTATCTCACCATTTACGGATAATATCAGGTCCCTGGAAAAAGAGCTTTCCCGGCTAAAGGCCGCCGGCGGAACGCCTACGTCTCTGGCTTTAAGGGATGCTGCTGCTTATTTAATGGGAGAGCAAACCAAAGAACGTGCTTTGTTGGAAGAACAAATAGTATAA
- the hisC gene encoding histidinol-phosphate transaminase has translation MEDLKQRVRKEILQLKPYIPGKHMEELKRELGISEIIKLASNENPLGPSKRSIEAMKRAAETAHIYPDSYNYHLKKALAEKYNLREKQLILGNGSDELIKLIAETFLAEGDEIIMPDPSFSEYEFASTLMGAQCIKVPTKDFRVDVNAIRAKIGPRTKLVFLCNPNNPTGTIVTRKEMDEFIDRLPGGTILVLDEAYCEYVTSDDYPDGIEYIRQGKDVIVLRTFSKVYGLAGLRIGYGISSEEIIDMIQRVKEPFNINSIAQAGALESLKDEIQITRSREMVEKGKKYLYHALTHMGLTYVPTEANFLLINVNRDSQEVFQELLKRGVIIRTGDIFGLPDYIRVTIGTMEQNERFISALKEVLLKLTNSAQKRASS, from the coding sequence ATGGAGGATTTAAAACAGCGGGTCAGAAAGGAAATTCTTCAGCTAAAACCATATATACCGGGCAAGCATATGGAAGAACTTAAAAGGGAGCTTGGAATCAGTGAGATAATCAAGCTGGCTTCTAATGAAAATCCCCTCGGTCCATCAAAAAGAAGCATTGAGGCTATGAAAAGGGCTGCAGAAACGGCCCATATTTATCCGGACAGCTATAATTACCACCTGAAAAAAGCCCTTGCCGAAAAATATAATCTAAGAGAGAAACAGCTTATTTTAGGAAATGGTTCCGATGAACTGATAAAGTTAATAGCGGAGACCTTCCTCGCTGAAGGGGACGAAATTATTATGCCCGATCCGTCCTTTAGCGAGTATGAATTTGCATCAACCCTGATGGGAGCCCAATGCATTAAGGTTCCTACAAAGGATTTCCGTGTGGATGTGAATGCCATAAGGGCAAAGATTGGGCCGAGAACAAAACTGGTATTTCTGTGTAATCCCAATAACCCTACAGGTACTATTGTTACCAGGAAGGAAATGGATGAATTCATAGACCGCTTACCGGGCGGTACAATCCTGGTCCTGGATGAGGCCTACTGCGAGTATGTAACATCTGATGATTATCCTGATGGAATAGAGTATATTAGACAGGGGAAAGATGTAATTGTCCTGCGGACCTTTTCTAAGGTATACGGCCTTGCCGGCTTGAGGATCGGGTACGGGATTTCTTCAGAGGAAATTATAGATATGATCCAGAGGGTTAAGGAGCCATTTAATATAAATTCCATTGCTCAGGCAGGGGCTCTGGAGAGTCTTAAAGACGAAATCCAGATAACCAGGAGCAGGGAAATGGTTGAAAAGGGCAAAAAATACCTTTATCATGCCCTGACCCATATGGGATTAACTTATGTTCCAACAGAGGCGAATTTTTTGCTGATAAATGTAAATCGTGACTCGCAAGAAGTGTTTCAAGAACTCTTAAAACGCGGGGTAATAATACGGACAGGGGATATATTCGGTCTGCCTGACTATATAAGGGTTACAATAGGAACCATGGAGCAGAATGAGAGATTCATCAGTGCCCTGAAAGAGGTATTATTAAAATTGACAAACTCCGCCCAAAAACGGGCTTCCAGTTAA
- the spoIIE gene encoding stage II sporulation protein E, with product MTNKTEALLYQKAFYKKAGILLNPVLKEGISLSIIGFLLGRVSIMEGLFPFGVSYFASVCGSRKRFLGVGIGVISGLLYANPGVESLRYILSIFLFTIIYVTYIKRWGKNLIGASFIIFGTTLLSSIFYIMIKGFLLFDILIAVFEAAMILILSLIFSCGMPAVMTHENNAREALTSEKVLPFAILGGLILVSISDFSIFGLSIKNIVEILVIFLAGYIGGVGLSSTSSIIFPLIYTITSKTSPVIIGVYAFGGILAGIFREMGKLGIAAGFFMGITLMNFYINSYTSIIVPPKDFLAALLFFMMIPKKVLNPLRMSFADGGRGDISRDIVNQRLVELTSEKLKDLSRVLNQLACAFNSVTAEEKAIGEKNLSKLYTQISCSICGDCHMAKTCWEREFYRTYREIFDLISVVEHSYDNLNEQDLSEFFNKRCVKVPQIIEMIRSFIMTYRKNYYIQKRMLESRKLVATQLEGVSRIVKDFAREMKSEFRFNRELEDRISLKLRERGIRANRVFAMDYGGGKTEVYIDKSSCYGKRHCNSEIPVVISEVLGKKVVVKVSRCTLKDGARKCQLRLIPAESYEVAVGVAAVPKSTSRISGDTYSFNKLDNGRFMLAISDGMGIGEEAAEESDATISLLEQLLGAGFDKDITIKTINSTLILRSLQETFSTIDLAMIDLYNAELDLVKIGAPVSFIKKGKKVDVLKASTLPVGIVEDIQVESIQRKLEAGDFIIMMSDGLMDTVNSDINQEEWLKDVISKLDTKNPQEMADTILRTVKTASNNHIRDDMTVLVAKVWERS from the coding sequence ATGACTAATAAAACGGAGGCTTTATTGTATCAAAAAGCTTTTTATAAAAAGGCGGGTATTCTGCTGAACCCGGTGTTAAAGGAAGGTATTTCTTTATCTATTATAGGATTTCTCCTTGGAAGGGTTTCTATTATGGAAGGTCTGTTTCCTTTCGGTGTTTCCTACTTCGCCAGTGTTTGCGGATCGAGGAAACGCTTTTTGGGAGTCGGTATAGGCGTGATATCGGGGTTACTTTATGCCAATCCCGGGGTAGAGTCTTTGCGGTATATCCTTTCTATTTTCCTGTTCACGATTATATATGTAACATACATAAAAAGGTGGGGAAAAAACCTAATTGGGGCCAGTTTTATTATTTTCGGAACAACCCTTTTATCCAGTATATTCTATATTATGATTAAAGGCTTCTTGTTATTCGATATCCTTATAGCCGTTTTTGAAGCCGCTATGATATTAATATTATCCCTGATTTTCAGCTGCGGGATGCCTGCTGTCATGACGCATGAAAATAATGCTCGGGAGGCTTTAACTTCAGAGAAGGTCCTGCCATTTGCTATATTAGGTGGTCTTATACTGGTCAGCATATCCGATTTTAGTATTTTCGGATTGTCCATTAAAAACATTGTAGAGATTTTAGTTATCTTCCTTGCGGGATATATAGGGGGTGTCGGCTTATCATCAACCAGCAGCATCATCTTCCCTCTGATATATACCATTACTTCTAAAACCTCTCCGGTCATAATAGGGGTATATGCTTTCGGCGGAATCCTTGCCGGTATATTTAGAGAAATGGGAAAGTTGGGGATTGCTGCCGGGTTTTTCATGGGAATTACCCTGATGAATTTCTATATTAATAGTTATACGAGTATTATTGTCCCGCCCAAAGACTTCCTTGCAGCCCTGCTGTTTTTCATGATGATTCCTAAAAAGGTGTTAAACCCGTTAAGGATGTCCTTTGCAGATGGAGGCAGAGGGGACATAAGCAGGGATATTGTAAACCAGCGGCTGGTAGAGCTGACTTCAGAAAAGCTGAAGGACCTGTCCCGGGTTCTTAACCAGCTGGCATGTGCATTTAATAGTGTAACGGCTGAAGAAAAAGCTATAGGAGAAAAAAACCTTTCAAAATTATATACCCAGATAAGCTGCAGTATATGTGGGGATTGCCATATGGCTAAGACCTGCTGGGAAAGGGAGTTTTATAGAACTTATCGTGAAATTTTTGATTTGATTTCTGTTGTTGAACATAGTTATGATAATCTAAATGAACAGGATCTTTCGGAATTCTTTAATAAGAGATGTGTTAAAGTTCCTCAAATTATCGAGATGATAAGGTCCTTTATAATGACCTATAGAAAGAATTATTATATTCAGAAGAGGATGCTGGAGAGCAGAAAACTGGTAGCTACACAGCTGGAGGGTGTATCCCGTATTGTCAAAGATTTTGCGCGGGAGATGAAGTCGGAATTTAGGTTTAATAGAGAACTGGAAGATAGAATATCATTAAAACTGAGAGAACGGGGAATAAGGGCAAACAGGGTTTTTGCTATGGATTATGGAGGGGGGAAAACAGAAGTTTATATAGATAAGAGTTCGTGTTATGGAAAACGACACTGTAATTCCGAAATTCCGGTGGTGATTTCGGAAGTCCTCGGGAAAAAGGTAGTTGTAAAAGTTTCCCGGTGTACATTAAAGGATGGGGCAAGAAAATGTCAGTTAAGACTTATCCCTGCAGAATCCTATGAAGTAGCCGTAGGTGTAGCAGCGGTCCCTAAAAGCACGTCCAGGATTTCGGGAGATACATATTCTTTCAATAAACTGGATAACGGCCGGTTTATGCTGGCCATAAGCGATGGGATGGGTATAGGGGAAGAAGCTGCAGAAGAAAGCGATGCTACCATATCCCTATTAGAGCAGCTCCTCGGCGCCGGTTTCGATAAAGACATCACAATAAAGACCATTAATTCAACTCTGATCCTCAGGTCCCTACAGGAGACCTTTTCAACCATTGACCTGGCCATGATTGATTTATATAATGCCGAATTAGATCTTGTTAAAATAGGTGCTCCTGTCAGCTTCATTAAAAAAGGAAAAAAGGTGGATGTTCTTAAAGCCTCTACACTGCCCGTAGGGATTGTAGAGGATATCCAGGTTGAAAGCATACAGAGGAAGCTAGAGGCGGGTGATTTTATTATAATGATGAGTGACGGCTTGATGGATACCGTTAATTCCGATATCAACCAGGAGGAATGGCTTAAAGACGTTATCTCAAAGCTCGACACAAAGAACCCTCAGGAAATGGCCGATACTATATTAAGAACGGTAAAGACCGCAAGCAACAATCATATAAGGGATGATATGACCGTCCTGGTTGCTAAAGTATGGGAAAGGAGTTGA
- a CDS encoding nitrilase-related carbon-nitrogen hydrolase, giving the protein MFSSRKGEVIGKYRKMHLYSAMDEDVGFKNGTEMPVFDTEFGKIALMTCYDIRFVELSRTYALRGAETIIVVSNFPRPKVNHWRVLLQARVIENQLFIVACNRVGSALNSSYFGHSLIIDPWGEIIAEGDEEDKDSRSAGYLYQKEDLACLRVN; this is encoded by the coding sequence ATTTTTAGTAGTAGGAAAGGTGAAGTAATAGGCAAGTATAGAAAGATGCACCTCTATAGTGCCATGGATGAAGATGTAGGATTTAAAAATGGCACGGAAATGCCTGTTTTTGATACCGAATTTGGAAAGATTGCTTTAATGACTTGCTATGACATAAGGTTTGTAGAACTCTCAAGGACATATGCCCTAAGAGGAGCTGAAACAATTATTGTTGTATCAAACTTCCCAAGGCCTAAAGTAAATCACTGGAGGGTTTTATTACAGGCAAGGGTCATTGAGAATCAACTATTTATAGTTGCATGTAATAGAGTAGGCAGTGCATTAAATTCCAGTTATTTTGGGCACTCTTTAATTATTGACCCATGGGGTGAAATAATTGCAGAGGGTGATGAAGAGGATAAAGATAGCCGCAGTGCCGGCTATCTTTATCAAAAGGAGGATTTAGCGTGTTTAAGAGTGAATTAA
- a CDS encoding serine hydrolase has protein sequence MFKSELKSIIEGVRGTVGVIVKGLSTGDIFSYNEGVVFPAASVIKLSILWALFEEIEAGKLSLDDEITLSDQHRVGGFGILKELHSGLNLTIKDLATLMIILSDNVATNILIDIIGIERINESIKGIGMKKTSLQRKMMDVQAKQRGLDNFTTPEDTLIILENYINSNKLSQDSRQIMIDILKRQQCNNKLPEFLPEGWVLAHKTGDLPGVEHDVGILYTNRKTVIIIVMTKDLIDNREGIKLNNEIGRIVYSHFNQ, from the coding sequence GTGTTTAAGAGTGAATTAAAAAGTATAATAGAAGGCGTTCGAGGTACAGTAGGGGTTATAGTAAAAGGCCTGTCTACGGGTGATATTTTTTCTTATAATGAGGGTGTTGTTTTTCCGGCAGCAAGTGTAATTAAGCTCTCGATACTATGGGCACTTTTTGAGGAAATAGAGGCTGGAAAGCTAAGCCTTGATGATGAAATAACACTTTCTGATCAACATAGAGTAGGTGGATTTGGAATACTTAAGGAACTTCATTCAGGGTTGAATTTAACTATAAAGGACTTGGCCACGTTAATGATTATATTAAGTGATAATGTTGCTACCAATATACTAATTGATATTATTGGAATCGAAAGAATAAATGAATCAATTAAGGGAATTGGAATGAAGAAAACTTCTTTACAAAGAAAAATGATGGATGTTCAAGCAAAACAAAGAGGTCTTGATAATTTTACTACTCCAGAAGACACTTTAATTATATTAGAAAACTATATAAATTCTAATAAGCTATCTCAAGATAGCAGGCAGATAATGATTGATATACTAAAAAGACAACAATGCAATAATAAACTACCTGAATTTCTGCCCGAAGGCTGGGTTCTTGCCCATAAAACAGGAGATCTTCCGGGTGTTGAGCATGATGTAGGAATATTATACACAAACAGAAAAACTGTAATAATTATTGTTATGACCAAAGACCTTATTGATAATAGGGAAGGTATTAAGTTAAATAATGAAATAGGCAGAATTGTTTATAGCCATTTTAATCAATAG
- a CDS encoding nucleotidyltransferase domain-containing protein, with protein sequence MNKRQILNSIASKNNIALIYIFGSQVEAGLDLLNQKPPEPVDPLTDIDIGVVFKTKLPGPKERYELYSSIYNHLEDLFKPYPLDLVFLQETHSVFQANAICGRCIYFCSLEFKEVYEENILRRAADFRPFLERYLDEILEEV encoded by the coding sequence ATGAACAAAAGACAAATATTAAATAGTATCGCTTCAAAAAATAACATAGCCCTTATTTACATTTTCGGTTCCCAGGTTGAAGCTGGTTTGGATCTGTTAAATCAAAAACCCCCGGAACCGGTCGATCCGCTGACCGATATTGATATCGGGGTAGTTTTTAAAACTAAACTGCCCGGGCCCAAAGAAAGATATGAACTTTACAGTTCAATATACAATCACCTGGAAGACCTGTTTAAACCTTATCCCTTAGACCTCGTTTTCCTACAAGAAACCCATTCAGTCTTTCAGGCTAATGCTATTTGCGGTCGGTGTATATACTTCTGTAGTTTAGAATTTAAAGAGGTTTATGAAGAAAATATACTTCGCCGTGCGGCTGATTTTCGGCCTTTTCTGGAAAGATATCTGGATGAAATTCTCGAGGAGGTTTAA
- the hepT gene encoding type VII toxin-antitoxin system HepT family RNase toxin produces the protein MPIDKLLIKQRLALIGQYLTELEELSKLPKSEFLKKRNAASCESFLRRSLEAIFDIGRHILAKNGGTNLALEYKGIALGLAEKRIVSEKLKDQLVKMAGYRNRLVHLYHQVSDEELYEIIKNNLSDIKQFKEQILEYISQK, from the coding sequence ATGCCTATTGACAAGTTGCTTATTAAGCAAAGACTTGCACTTATCGGTCAGTACCTGACTGAACTAGAAGAACTGTCAAAACTGCCTAAATCGGAATTTCTTAAAAAACGTAATGCTGCTTCATGCGAAAGTTTTCTAAGGCGGTCTCTCGAAGCTATTTTCGATATAGGCCGTCACATTCTGGCTAAAAATGGCGGCACAAATCTGGCCCTTGAATATAAAGGCATTGCCCTCGGGCTCGCAGAAAAGCGGATAGTAAGCGAAAAGTTAAAAGACCAGCTGGTTAAAATGGCTGGGTATAGAAATAGGTTAGTCCATCTTTATCATCAAGTCTCCGATGAAGAACTGTACGAAATAATAAAAAACAACCTGTCGGATATAAAACAGTTTAAAGAACAGATTTTAGAATATATTTCTCAAAAGTAA
- a CDS encoding Ppx/GppA phosphatase family protein — protein MRRIACIDIGTNSIRMLGLEINRDRFTPLIRLMEITRLGKGVDVNGVLNRQSIERAKHTLRDFKEKGEDLGITAFYVAATSAVRDAANKKEFLHEIKDSTGLTVEVLSGEEEAKLSFIGAVFEEPLEEHEPVMVIDIGGGSTEFILGKGKEPAVLKSFDVGAVRMTEKYITADPIAVKEYNAMLEGVKRIIGPFIKEIRQTDPIDQVIGVGGTVTTLAAMLLKMEIYDIEKIQGFTFGLQQLRGLIGEMLAKKMDERKKIPGLQPKRADIIPAGAGILLCIMEEMEIDEIKVKDSDLLLGMAITREGLMKKSTV, from the coding sequence GTGAGAAGGATTGCTTGTATTGATATAGGCACAAATTCTATAAGGATGCTGGGTTTAGAGATAAACAGGGACAGGTTTACTCCCCTAATCAGACTCATGGAAATTACCCGCCTGGGGAAGGGCGTCGATGTGAACGGGGTTTTAAACCGGCAGTCTATAGAACGGGCAAAACACACCCTGAGGGATTTCAAGGAAAAAGGAGAAGATCTCGGTATAACTGCATTTTATGTAGCTGCTACCAGTGCCGTCAGGGATGCCGCAAACAAAAAGGAATTTTTGCATGAGATTAAGGACTCAACGGGCCTTACGGTGGAGGTCCTTTCCGGAGAAGAAGAGGCCAAATTGAGTTTTATTGGTGCCGTTTTCGAGGAACCCTTAGAAGAGCACGAACCGGTAATGGTTATTGATATAGGGGGAGGGAGCACCGAGTTTATACTTGGTAAAGGGAAGGAACCCGCTGTCCTTAAGAGCTTTGATGTTGGCGCTGTTAGAATGACAGAAAAATATATAACTGCTGACCCCATAGCGGTTAAAGAGTATAATGCCATGCTTGAAGGGGTTAAACGGATAATAGGGCCTTTTATAAAAGAAATCAGGCAGACTGACCCTATCGATCAGGTGATAGGTGTCGGAGGTACCGTAACAACCCTCGCAGCAATGTTACTCAAAATGGAGATTTATGATATAGAAAAGATCCAGGGATTTACCTTCGGATTACAACAATTAAGGGGATTAATAGGGGAAATGCTTGCAAAAAAAATGGATGAACGAAAAAAAATACCCGGTCTTCAACCGAAAAGGGCAGACATTATTCCGGCCGGAGCCGGAATACTGCTGTGTATAATGGAAGAAATGGAGATCGACGAAATAAAGGTGAAAGATTCCGACCTCCTCTTAGGTATGGCAATAACAAGGGAAGGTCTTATGAAAAAGAGCACTGTTTAA
- a CDS encoding S1 RNA-binding domain-containing protein, translating into MPIGVGEIVEGTVTGITHFGAFVELPGGETGLIHISEVADTYVRDIKNYLKYNEKIKVKVIGIDEKGKISLSIKQLKEKKTSQPVQIDWSNRRREAGMSFEDKLARFLKESEERQQDLRRSHESKRGSGGYRRREDF; encoded by the coding sequence ATGCCGATTGGGGTAGGGGAAATAGTAGAAGGAACGGTAACAGGTATTACGCATTTTGGGGCGTTTGTCGAACTTCCCGGGGGTGAAACGGGTCTGATTCATATCTCCGAAGTAGCTGATACCTATGTAAGGGATATAAAAAATTACCTCAAGTACAACGAAAAAATAAAGGTTAAGGTTATAGGGATAGATGAAAAAGGCAAGATAAGCCTTTCAATTAAACAGTTAAAAGAAAAAAAGACTTCCCAGCCTGTTCAGATTGACTGGTCTAACCGCCGCAGGGAGGCAGGGATGTCTTTTGAGGATAAACTTGCCAGGTTCCTTAAAGAGAGTGAAGAAAGACAGCAGGACTTAAGGAGAAGCCATGAATCAAAAAGGGGCTCCGGTGGTTACAGGAGGAGAGAAGATTTTTAG